In Methanocalculus alkaliphilus, a single window of DNA contains:
- a CDS encoding DUF4013 domain-containing protein, with translation MDIGKIVTSSFYYAKDGLIGHWRRWFILIIGTLIFPILYGYTVRVMQGNDMAPEVEGYLSLFVDGLKLFLIQIIYGVPAIILTIATVASALSFDGPVFSSSVAFTPGLATAGLLLALIIYLIAYTLILPMALVSFARSGRIGEAFHFSKILAIIRSIGWIEYILALLILFVIMAGISVAIQILSFIGFIIPFFYIFTMVLSFAISPAVSIFHARYIRGIYLHGKADQKTI, from the coding sequence ATGGATATTGGAAAAATCGTAACCTCTTCTTTTTATTATGCAAAAGATGGCCTCATCGGCCACTGGCGTCGCTGGTTCATCCTCATCATCGGGACATTGATCTTCCCAATCCTCTATGGATATACCGTCCGGGTGATGCAGGGTAACGACATGGCACCAGAGGTGGAGGGGTACCTGAGCCTCTTCGTCGATGGTCTGAAACTCTTTCTGATTCAGATCATCTATGGAGTTCCGGCGATCATTCTCACCATAGCGACTGTGGCAAGTGCTCTCTCATTTGATGGCCCCGTCTTCTCATCATCAGTCGCCTTCACACCAGGTCTGGCTACTGCCGGTTTGTTGCTTGCCCTGATCATCTACCTGATCGCCTATACGCTCATCCTCCCCATGGCACTCGTATCATTTGCACGGAGCGGCCGCATTGGTGAGGCGTTCCATTTCAGTAAGATTCTTGCAATCATCCGCTCTATCGGGTGGATAGAGTATATCCTTGCACTCCTCATCCTCTTTGTCATTATGGCAGGGATCAGTGTTGCAATTCAGATTCTCTCATTCATCGGCTTCATTATTCCGTTCTTTTACATTTTCACGATGGTTCTGAGCTTTGCCATATCGCCTGCAGTCTCAATCTTCCATGCCCGATATATACGTGGGATCTATCTGCATGGGAAGGCTGATCAGAAAACCATCTGA
- a CDS encoding 2-isopropylmalate synthase, whose amino-acid sequence MDTTLRDGEQTPGVSLKPEDKLSIATLLSDIGVDVIEVGSAAASDGERESLRLISDAGLKAEICTFVRGVKLDIDYAADYGADSVHLVIPVSDLHIEKKLRKDREYVTKMAWDSVEYAKDRGLIVELSGEDASRADPAYLLDLYSGGVDRGADRLCFCDTVGVLTPERAMELLPQYCIAPLSIHCHNDLGMGLATTLAGLKAGATCAHVTVNGLGERAGNTPLEDLVMSLEVLYGLDTGINTEKIYHLSTLVSRMTRVPLPTNKSIVGEMAFTHESGIHAHGILRDSATYEPISPEMVGRKRRILLGKHSGSASVEAALSEMGYITEPRQLQEIVARVKKLGDDGKRVTDSDLHAIAEAVLDISCTPVIRMKQYTTVSGNSVMPTASVTLLVNGDEITQASTGAGPVDAVIMALRKAVQDVGDITLEEYHVDAIYGGTDALVDVTVTLRKDGELITSRGARTDIVMASVEAMISGMNRLLRKRDEDRGKITG is encoded by the coding sequence TTGGATACGACCCTGCGTGATGGTGAACAGACACCAGGGGTATCGCTCAAGCCTGAAGATAAGCTGAGTATTGCAACACTCCTCTCTGACATCGGTGTTGATGTCATCGAGGTCGGCTCTGCCGCGGCATCTGATGGTGAACGAGAGTCTCTCCGGCTCATATCGGATGCAGGTCTGAAGGCAGAGATCTGTACATTCGTTCGCGGAGTGAAGCTTGATATAGACTATGCCGCAGATTATGGTGCAGATTCCGTACATCTCGTCATCCCTGTCTCTGATCTTCATATCGAGAAGAAGCTGAGGAAGGATCGTGAGTATGTCACGAAGATGGCATGGGATTCTGTTGAATATGCAAAGGATCGCGGTCTGATCGTTGAGCTCTCGGGGGAGGATGCATCACGGGCTGACCCGGCATATCTTCTGGATCTTTATTCAGGTGGCGTTGATCGGGGTGCAGACCGCCTCTGCTTCTGTGATACCGTTGGTGTGCTCACACCGGAGCGGGCCATGGAGCTCTTACCGCAGTACTGTATCGCCCCCCTCTCCATCCATTGCCATAATGACCTTGGAATGGGGCTTGCAACGACGCTTGCCGGACTGAAGGCCGGGGCGACATGTGCGCATGTCACGGTAAACGGTCTTGGAGAGCGGGCAGGCAATACTCCCCTGGAGGATCTTGTGATGTCGCTTGAGGTGCTGTATGGTCTCGATACCGGGATCAATACTGAGAAGATCTATCATCTCTCCACCCTCGTCTCACGGATGACCCGGGTTCCGCTCCCCACGAACAAATCGATCGTTGGTGAGATGGCATTTACTCATGAGAGTGGCATCCATGCGCATGGTATCCTTCGTGACTCGGCGACCTATGAGCCTATCAGCCCTGAGATGGTCGGGAGGAAGCGTCGGATTCTGCTTGGAAAACACTCAGGGAGTGCGTCAGTTGAAGCGGCCCTCTCCGAGATGGGGTACATCACCGAGCCGAGACAGCTCCAGGAGATCGTCGCACGGGTCAAGAAACTTGGCGATGATGGCAAACGGGTGACCGACTCGGATCTCCATGCCATCGCCGAGGCGGTCCTTGACATCTCCTGTACTCCTGTCATCAGGATGAAACAGTACACGACAGTCTCAGGAAACAGTGTCATGCCGACGGCCTCAGTGACCCTCCTTGTCAACGGCGATGAGATCACGCAGGCATCGACCGGTGCAGGCCCTGTTGACGCGGTCATAATGGCACTTCGGAAGGCTGTGCAGGATGTGGGTGATATCACCCTTGAGGAGTATCATGTCGATGCCATCTATGGCGGAACTGATGCCCTTGTCGATGTGACCGTCACATTACGCAAGGACGGAGAATTGATTACCTCCCGCGGCGCACGGACAGATATTGTCATGGCGTCTGTGGAGGCCATGATATCAGGAATGAACAGGTTATTGAGGAAGAGAGATGAAGACCGGGGCAAAATTACTGGTTGA
- the purH gene encoding bifunctional phosphoribosylaminoimidazolecarboxamide formyltransferase/IMP cyclohydrolase → MTTALLSVFDKTGIIAFAESLHARGVTILSSGGTGKALAEAGIPFTEVSAYTGSPEMMDGRVKTLHPKIHGGLLGRRGIDDAVMAQHNIPGIDILCVNLYPFEAMAAKNLPLSELVEFIDIGGPAMIRAAAKNYRDVAVITDPSDYGRVLDALGQGGIPDEIRFSLAKKAFARTAAYDAAISNHLSGIDSTFPETLTVQFSGGRQLRYGENPHQQAAVYGDAGIAGAVPVQGKQMSYNNYLDVHAAVGLLREFDEICTVIVKHNNPCGVATGTTLLDSYIRARDVDPVSAYGSVIAMNQEIGADVAEAICSTFVEVVIAPSYSEEALAMMEAKENMRILILPAPSLADEIRSIDGGMLYLRTPPYREHWQVVSEREPTAAELDAMRLAWRVCKHTKSNTIIFADQKETLGIGAGQMSRVDAAKIAIDKARKPLNGSVAASDAFLPFPDTLEVAADAGATALVQPGGSIRDAEVIAEANRRNMAMVFTGVRHFRH, encoded by the coding sequence ATGACGACAGCTCTCCTCTCTGTCTTTGACAAGACTGGTATCATTGCATTTGCCGAGTCTCTTCATGCACGGGGTGTCACCATCCTGAGCTCGGGAGGGACGGGAAAGGCACTCGCTGAAGCAGGTATCCCTTTCACTGAAGTCTCGGCATACACCGGCTCCCCTGAGATGATGGACGGACGCGTCAAGACGCTCCATCCAAAGATTCATGGCGGCCTCCTCGGACGGCGTGGTATCGATGATGCCGTCATGGCACAACATAACATCCCCGGGATTGATATCCTCTGTGTGAACCTCTATCCGTTTGAGGCGATGGCAGCAAAGAATCTCCCCCTCTCCGAACTCGTCGAGTTTATCGATATCGGCGGCCCTGCGATGATCCGGGCTGCTGCCAAGAACTACCGTGATGTGGCAGTCATTACGGATCCATCAGACTACGGAAGAGTCCTGGATGCACTCGGCCAGGGCGGCATACCCGATGAGATTCGCTTCTCCCTTGCAAAAAAGGCATTTGCACGGACTGCCGCCTATGACGCCGCGATAAGCAACCATCTCTCCGGGATCGACAGCACCTTCCCTGAGACACTCACCGTCCAGTTCTCAGGCGGCCGTCAGCTCAGGTATGGTGAAAATCCCCATCAGCAGGCGGCAGTCTATGGAGATGCCGGGATCGCCGGTGCAGTGCCGGTGCAGGGCAAGCAGATGTCCTATAACAATTACCTTGACGTCCATGCCGCCGTCGGCCTTCTGCGGGAATTTGACGAGATCTGTACCGTCATCGTCAAGCACAACAATCCCTGCGGAGTTGCTACGGGAACGACGCTCCTTGACTCATATATCCGGGCCCGCGACGTCGATCCGGTCTCAGCATATGGATCGGTCATCGCGATGAACCAGGAGATCGGCGCTGATGTGGCAGAAGCGATCTGCAGTACCTTTGTTGAGGTTGTCATCGCCCCCTCGTACTCGGAGGAGGCACTTGCTATGATGGAGGCGAAGGAGAATATGCGGATACTCATCCTCCCAGCACCATCTCTCGCCGATGAGATCCGGTCGATCGACGGCGGGATGCTCTATCTGCGGACCCCCCCGTACCGTGAGCACTGGCAGGTCGTCTCCGAACGGGAGCCGACGGCTGCTGAACTTGATGCGATGCGGCTTGCCTGGCGGGTCTGCAAGCATACCAAGAGCAACACCATCATCTTTGCTGACCAGAAAGAGACACTCGGTATTGGAGCCGGCCAGATGAGCAGGGTTGATGCGGCGAAGATTGCCATCGACAAGGCACGAAAGCCGCTCAATGGATCTGTTGCCGCATCCGATGCCTTCCTGCCGTTCCCTGATACCCTTGAGGTTGCCGCCGATGCCGGCGCGACTGCACTTGTCCAGCCCGGCGGCTCCATCCGTGATGCAGAGGTGATCGCCGAGGCAAACAGGCGGAATATGGCGATGGTCTTCACCGGGGTCCGACACTTCAGGCATTGA
- the ilvN gene encoding acetolactate synthase small subunit, whose translation MKIHTLSILVENRAGVLSRVSGMFSRRGFNIESLAVGTCEQPEMSRITITVRGDDTVIEQVKKQLNKLIDVIKVSDITYREHVRRELALIKVAASPGTTRAEVMQIADIFRAQIIDVGAKTLVLQVVGDPDKIDALETLLRQYGVKELIRTGTIAVLRGAKTSAGD comes from the coding sequence ATGAAGATCCATACCCTCTCAATCCTTGTTGAGAACCGTGCCGGTGTCCTCTCCAGGGTCTCCGGGATGTTCTCACGGCGTGGGTTCAACATAGAGAGCCTTGCCGTCGGTACCTGTGAGCAGCCTGAGATGAGCCGGATCACCATCACCGTCAGGGGTGATGATACCGTCATCGAGCAGGTCAAAAAACAGTTGAATAAACTCATCGATGTCATCAAGGTCTCAGACATCACCTATCGGGAGCATGTCAGGCGGGAGCTGGCACTCATCAAGGTTGCTGCGAGCCCGGGGACGACCCGGGCCGAGGTGATGCAGATTGCAGATATCTTCAGGGCGCAGATCATCGATGTCGGGGCAAAGACCCTCGTCCTTCAGGTCGTTGGCGATCCCGACAAGATTGATGCTCTTGAAACACTTCTCAGGCAGTACGGGGTCAAGGAGCTGATTCGTACAGGAACGATCGCCGTCCTCCGCGGGGCAAAGACCTCAGCCGGGGACTGA
- a CDS encoding nucleotide exchange factor GrpE produces the protein MEDETKDRQEGIVIEEGTERNDQVSTEVTREEYDELYGKYLRLAADFDNYRKRSARDQERIIQFANERFALEILDVLDNFERALKADDADLREGLVQIHKLFLSVLERNGITPIRSEDSPFDPEKHEAIAYLPSEKDEGVVLDEVCRGYCMHDKVIRCAKVAVSKGNKQ, from the coding sequence ATGGAGGATGAGACAAAGGACAGACAGGAAGGGATTGTTATCGAAGAAGGTACTGAGAGAAACGATCAGGTATCCACTGAGGTTACCAGAGAGGAGTATGACGAGCTCTATGGGAAATACCTCCGTCTTGCTGCTGACTTTGACAATTACAGAAAGCGATCCGCCCGGGACCAGGAACGGATCATTCAGTTCGCAAACGAGAGGTTTGCCCTTGAGATCCTCGATGTCCTCGACAACTTTGAACGGGCACTGAAGGCGGATGACGCCGATCTCAGGGAAGGGCTTGTGCAGATTCATAAGCTCTTCCTCTCCGTCCTGGAACGAAACGGCATCACCCCGATCAGAAGTGAGGACTCCCCCTTTGATCCGGAGAAGCATGAGGCGATAGCATATCTGCCATCTGAGAAGGACGAAGGGGTTGTCCTCGATGAGGTCTGCCGTGGGTACTGTATGCATGACAAAGTAATCCGATGCGCCAAAGTGGCGGTCTCAAAAGGAAATAAACAATAA
- the ilvB gene encoding biosynthetic-type acetolactate synthase large subunit has translation MKTGAKLLVEGLIQQGVTTIFGYPGGVVLPLYDELYDSPLRHILVRHEQAAAHAADGYARASGRTGVCLATSGPGACNLVTGIATAYMDSVPVVALTGQVPTSMLGNDAFQESDITGITMPVTKHNYLVKRVEDLNGIVREAFHIAGTGRQGPVLIDIPKDVLTNQAPEPGPPEEIIRRGYNPTLKGHLRQIEKALSLIAEAERPIIYAGGGVIASDASAELIRFSEMTGIPVTTTLMGIGSLPCDHPLNLGMLGMHGTRSANYAITESDLLIAIGARFDDRVTGRIESFAPNAGVIHIDIDPAEIGKNKKVDVPIVGDCRSILTCLIDRLPQKKQRAAWDEKYNHWKVTYPMSVPDDGLLRPQMIIRTLSDLLDGEGIIVSEVGQNQMWTAQHFCFKHPRTWITSGGLGTMGYGFPAAIGAHFARPDLPVFDIAGDGSIQMNIQELGTVAQYDIPVKIVILNNMYLGMVRQWQELFYDRRYSYTELPEIDFVGIARAYGIDGMRVDSADGVREALTTAIDTDGAYVLDFRIAREENVFPMVPAGAAINEMIGGQQK, from the coding sequence ATGAAGACCGGGGCAAAATTACTGGTTGAAGGACTGATACAGCAGGGAGTGACGACCATCTTTGGATACCCCGGCGGCGTAGTGCTCCCCCTCTATGACGAGCTCTATGACTCCCCCCTCCGGCATATCCTGGTCCGGCATGAACAGGCGGCTGCACATGCGGCTGACGGGTACGCACGAGCCTCCGGTAGGACAGGGGTATGCCTTGCAACATCAGGTCCAGGGGCCTGCAACCTCGTTACAGGTATTGCAACAGCATATATGGACTCTGTTCCGGTGGTTGCACTCACCGGGCAGGTGCCAACCTCCATGCTCGGGAATGATGCCTTCCAGGAGTCTGATATCACCGGTATCACGATGCCGGTGACCAAACACAATTATCTTGTCAAACGTGTTGAGGATCTCAACGGCATCGTCAGAGAGGCATTTCATATCGCCGGAACCGGACGACAGGGCCCCGTCCTGATTGACATCCCAAAAGATGTCCTGACGAACCAGGCGCCTGAGCCCGGACCTCCTGAGGAGATTATCCGGAGAGGGTATAATCCGACCCTGAAGGGCCATCTCCGGCAGATCGAGAAGGCACTCTCTCTCATTGCAGAGGCAGAGCGGCCGATCATCTATGCCGGTGGTGGTGTCATCGCCTCCGATGCATCGGCTGAGCTGATCAGGTTTTCCGAGATGACCGGTATTCCGGTGACGACGACCCTGATGGGGATCGGTTCCCTCCCATGCGATCATCCGCTCAATCTCGGCATGCTCGGGATGCACGGTACCCGCTCTGCCAATTACGCGATCACCGAGTCTGATCTCCTCATCGCAATCGGTGCACGATTCGATGATCGGGTCACCGGAAGGATCGAGTCATTTGCTCCAAATGCAGGCGTCATCCATATTGATATCGACCCGGCGGAGATCGGGAAGAATAAGAAGGTCGATGTGCCGATCGTCGGAGACTGCCGCTCTATCCTGACATGCCTCATCGATCGCCTCCCGCAGAAGAAGCAGAGGGCGGCCTGGGATGAAAAATACAATCATTGGAAGGTGACCTATCCGATGTCCGTTCCGGATGACGGGCTCCTCAGGCCGCAGATGATCATACGTACCCTCTCCGACCTCCTGGATGGAGAGGGGATCATCGTCTCCGAGGTCGGTCAGAACCAGATGTGGACCGCCCAGCACTTCTGTTTCAAACATCCAAGGACCTGGATCACCTCCGGAGGTCTTGGAACGATGGGCTATGGCTTCCCTGCCGCAATCGGTGCCCATTTCGCACGTCCGGATCTCCCGGTCTTTGATATCGCAGGCGATGGCAGCATCCAGATGAATATTCAGGAGCTTGGAACGGTTGCCCAGTATGATATCCCGGTCAAGATTGTTATTTTGAATAACATGTACCTCGGTATGGTCCGGCAATGGCAGGAGCTCTTCTATGACCGGAGGTATTCGTATACGGAACTGCCTGAGATCGACTTCGTCGGAATCGCACGTGCCTATGGTATCGACGGGATGCGGGTCGACTCGGCAGACGGGGTGAGAGAGGCACTGACGACCGCCATCGACACCGATGGTGCATATGTTCTTGATTTCAGGATCGCCCGTGAAGAGAATGTCTTCCCGATGGTTCCGGCAGGTGCTGCCATCAATGAGATGATTGGAGGCCAGCAGAAATGA
- a CDS encoding sodium:solute symporter family protein codes for MADPITVGIIILYCIVLIGIGGWASRKINNTEDYILAGRSLGFWVFTILMVASICSGMTLVGVSGFGYSSGWPGIWEQIAVPLAAAFCITIFGVKLHRVGRENGYLTLEDYFAHRFESARELRGLSAIAGITVSLIYLVGQYTAISIVLVWLFGIEHWQALIISGIIITAYTVVGGLYAVSWTTLLQGGLLIAGVIGITPFLIAKAGGLTHINQVLAGIDPNFVQPWFPSPVYAPYAFATPEFLLSFGLLLTVGLACAPHVINNVLAARETTYFKWAPLIAFLVYLVVMFLVKFAGFAVRVLVEEGTLVLPDAVNAQDFAFMYGVEFAAPNVFVWGIFAVIVLAAVMSTTDRLMLTIGTMFSWDIYKNILHPDAPDAKVLRISKISVFLAAGISLLLAINPPEMLAWLIWMGIGVMLSTFAVPILAGLYWRGATTKGALASMSLGLIGSGVFGYYHQFIDKLPVHFSLYSVTLALLAMIIVSLLTKKNKPEVLDATMTGWYIFKKN; via the coding sequence ATGGCTGATCCTATAACCGTCGGTATCATCATTTTGTACTGTATCGTGCTCATCGGGATTGGAGGATGGGCCTCCCGCAAGATCAATAATACCGAGGATTACATCCTTGCCGGCCGATCGCTTGGATTCTGGGTATTTACCATCCTGATGGTTGCATCTATCTGCAGTGGTATGACTCTTGTCGGGGTATCCGGGTTTGGCTATTCCTCAGGATGGCCGGGGATCTGGGAACAGATTGCTGTCCCGCTTGCTGCTGCCTTCTGTATCACCATCTTCGGGGTGAAGCTTCACCGGGTCGGCCGGGAGAACGGCTATCTCACCCTTGAGGATTACTTTGCACACCGCTTTGAGAGTGCACGGGAGTTGCGTGGCTTATCTGCGATTGCAGGAATCACCGTCTCTCTCATCTACCTCGTCGGCCAGTATACCGCGATCAGTATCGTTCTGGTCTGGCTCTTTGGTATTGAGCACTGGCAGGCCCTGATCATATCGGGTATTATCATTACCGCCTATACCGTCGTCGGGGGTCTTTATGCCGTCTCATGGACGACGCTCCTCCAGGGGGGTCTGCTGATCGCAGGTGTCATCGGGATTACCCCATTCCTGATAGCAAAAGCCGGCGGCCTGACGCATATCAACCAGGTTCTTGCGGGTATCGATCCAAATTTCGTCCAGCCCTGGTTCCCCTCGCCCGTCTATGCCCCGTATGCCTTTGCAACACCGGAGTTCCTCCTCTCATTCGGGCTTCTTCTCACTGTGGGTCTTGCCTGTGCTCCGCATGTCATCAATAATGTCCTTGCTGCACGGGAGACGACATACTTCAAATGGGCTCCGCTCATTGCGTTCCTCGTCTACCTGGTTGTCATGTTCCTTGTGAAATTTGCTGGATTTGCCGTCCGCGTCCTTGTAGAGGAAGGGACGCTCGTCCTTCCTGATGCTGTAAACGCGCAGGACTTTGCGTTTATGTATGGTGTTGAGTTTGCAGCTCCAAACGTCTTTGTATGGGGTATCTTTGCCGTCATCGTCCTTGCAGCGGTGATGTCGACGACCGATCGTCTGATGCTCACCATCGGAACGATGTTTTCATGGGATATATACAAAAACATCCTTCATCCTGATGCACCGGATGCGAAGGTCCTGCGGATTTCTAAGATATCTGTCTTCCTCGCCGCCGGTATCTCGCTTCTTCTTGCGATCAACCCGCCTGAGATGCTTGCCTGGTTGATCTGGATGGGTATCGGGGTGATGCTCTCAACCTTCGCAGTCCCGATTCTGGCAGGTCTGTACTGGCGGGGGGCGACGACAAAAGGGGCTCTCGCCTCAATGAGCCTTGGACTGATCGGATCTGGTGTCTTTGGATACTACCATCAATTCATCGACAAACTACCGGTCCACTTCAGCCTCTACTCGGTGACACTCGCACTCCTTGCGATGATCATCGTCAGTCTCCTTACAAAGAAGAACAAGCCCGAGGTTCTGGATGCGACGATGACAGGATGGTATATATTTAAAAAGAATTAA
- a CDS encoding DUF4013 domain-containing protein, with the protein MEYGQMLGDSFEYVKEGLVGKWMKWILLIVSTIIFPLLYGYIVRVYRAEGPAPELEDWGGLFIDGIKLLIINIIYVIPVFIVALIFGVGAALTGMAMGTPNAAMAGGAMIGLLAVMIVFIIIGLIMPFGWIRFARTGSIGEAFNFSAIFGHIGKIGWVEYIIALLILAVVITVVQFVLGIIPVLGLFLLFILAPAFAIFSARYLTIIYDSVPA; encoded by the coding sequence ATGGAATATGGTCAAATGCTAGGTGACTCTTTTGAGTATGTGAAGGAAGGGCTGGTTGGTAAGTGGATGAAATGGATTCTTCTTATCGTCTCGACCATCATCTTCCCTCTTCTGTACGGATATATTGTCAGGGTATACAGGGCCGAGGGTCCTGCCCCGGAGCTTGAGGACTGGGGAGGTCTCTTCATCGATGGGATCAAGCTCCTGATAATCAATATCATCTACGTCATACCTGTCTTCATTGTCGCCCTGATCTTCGGGGTCGGTGCAGCACTTACAGGTATGGCAATGGGAACCCCAAATGCTGCAATGGCAGGAGGGGCAATGATTGGCCTCCTCGCTGTTATGATCGTTTTTATCATCATCGGACTGATTATGCCCTTTGGATGGATTCGGTTTGCACGCACCGGATCGATTGGGGAGGCATTCAACTTCAGTGCCATCTTCGGCCACATCGGAAAGATCGGCTGGGTCGAGTATATCATCGCACTGCTCATTCTTGCAGTTGTCATCACTGTCGTTCAGTTCGTCCTTGGTATCATCCCGGTTCTTGGCTTGTTCCTTCTCTTCATCCTTGCTCCGGCATTTGCCATCTTCTCGGCACGGTATCTTACAATAATCTATGACAGTGTCCCTGCATAA